AACTCTTTCGGGCGGGCAGGCTCAAAGGGTTGCACTCGCTCGAGCTCTTGGGGGTGATCCTTCGCTGCTCCTCCTCGATGAGCCGCTGTCAGCTGCTGACGCCGAAACCAAGAATGACCTGCGCGCGGGCCTGGTCGAGCGTCTCAAGGAATTTGAGGGCTGCTGTGTCGTAGTGACGCACGATCCGATCGATGCGCTGCTCTTCGCCGACCGAGTGATTGTTCTCGAACATGGTCAGGTGGTGCAGGACGATTCGCCGGCCGGCATTGCAGCCCATCCACACACGAGGTATGTGGCAGCGTTGTTGAGTCTGAATCTCCTACGCGGCGTGGCCTCGGATGGAGAATTGGTGATGGGAAATGGCCGTGCGGTTCAGATCGCCAACAATTCGCTGCAGGGCCCTGCTGCAGCAGTCATACGTCCGGAGTCCATTGGCCTGCATCGTGAACAGCCGCAGGGAAGTGCGCGCAATGTCTGGCCAGGTGTGGTCAGTTTGATTCAGCCCTGGGAAGATCGGGTTCGCGTGCATGTGGATGCCGGACCTTCCCTCATCGCCACGATCACCACAGGCGC
This window of the Actinomycetota bacterium genome carries:
- a CDS encoding ABC transporter ATP-binding protein, which encodes MTIAARFTLERGTFALKVDLTILAGQVTAIVGPNGAGKTSFLRALAGLDRITTGEIRMDEQLVDNSDRVFVAPKDRSSGYVFQNYLLFPHLSVLENVAFGFRSRGIPRRQARQRSERMLTQLGIASLARRKPATLSGGQAQRVALARALGGDPSLLLLDEPLSAADAETKNDLRAGLVERLKEFEGCCVVVTHDPIDALLFADRVIVLEHGQVVQDDSPAGIAAHPHTRYVAALLSLNLLRGVASDGELVMGNGRAVQIANNSLQGPAAAVIRPESIGLHREQPQGSARNVWPGVVSLIQPWEDRVRVHVDAGPSLIATITTGALAELDFKPGSPVWLSAKAVDIRAYSLAPAQGFPNP